One region of Salinirubrum litoreum genomic DNA includes:
- a CDS encoding adenylate kinase produces MSEPHVLLLGPPGAGKGTQSKRLADEFGLEHVTTGDALRANKHMETEYGTPAEYMDAGELVPDGLVNEIVKEALQSADGYVLDGYPRNLDQAEYLSEITDLDAVLYFAVSESELVDRLTGRRVCADCGANYHVEFDRPETEGVCDECGGDLYQREDDTEETVKERLRVYEENTAPVVEHYRDEGVLVEVDGEGTPDEVFERVTSVVADASDE; encoded by the coding sequence ATGTCCGAACCGCACGTACTCCTGCTCGGCCCGCCGGGCGCAGGCAAAGGCACACAGAGCAAGCGACTCGCAGACGAGTTCGGTCTGGAACACGTCACGACGGGTGACGCGCTCCGGGCGAACAAACACATGGAGACGGAGTACGGCACCCCCGCCGAGTACATGGACGCGGGCGAACTGGTCCCGGACGGACTGGTGAACGAGATCGTCAAGGAGGCCCTCCAGTCGGCCGACGGCTACGTCCTCGACGGCTACCCTCGGAACCTCGATCAAGCCGAGTACCTCTCGGAGATCACGGACCTCGACGCCGTGCTGTACTTCGCGGTGAGCGAGTCGGAACTGGTCGACCGACTCACCGGTCGCCGCGTCTGTGCGGACTGCGGCGCGAACTACCACGTGGAGTTCGATCGGCCAGAGACAGAGGGCGTCTGTGACGAGTGTGGTGGCGACCTCTACCAGCGCGAGGACGACACCGAGGAGACCGTGAAAGAGCGCCTGCGCGTCTACGAGGAGAACACCGCGCCGGTCGTCGAGCACTACCGCGACGAAGGAGTGCTCGTCGAGGTCGACGGCGAGGGGACGCCGGACGAGGTCTTCGAGCGGGTGACCTCGGTCGTCGCGGACGCGAGCGACGAGTAG
- a CDS encoding preprotein translocase subunit Sec61beta → MSSGQNSGGLMSSAGLVRYFDAEDRNAIRVDPKTVVAFGVLFGVLVIVLNLVAI, encoded by the coding sequence ATGAGCAGTGGCCAGAACAGTGGCGGGCTGATGTCCAGTGCCGGACTCGTCCGCTACTTCGACGCCGAGGACCGCAACGCGATCCGAGTCGATCCCAAGACAGTCGTCGCGTTCGGCGTCCTCTTCGGCGTCCTCGTCATCGTCCTGAACCTCGTCGCGATCTGA
- the pdxT gene encoding pyridoxal 5'-phosphate synthase glutaminase subunit PdxT yields the protein MLTAGVVAVQGDVTEHAEAIRRAGAEHDRETEIVEIRTSGLVPDCDVLLMPGGESTTISRHLHGEGIAPEIRDHVAAGKPVLATCAGLIVASADARDDRVEPLGLLDVTVDRNAFGRQKDSFEARLPVDGLDDPFPAVFIRAPAIADAGAAEVLAEWDGRPVAVRQGPVVGTAFHPELTPDTRVHRVAFFDD from the coding sequence ATGCTGACCGCCGGAGTCGTCGCCGTCCAGGGCGACGTGACCGAACACGCCGAGGCCATCCGCCGGGCCGGTGCCGAACACGACCGCGAGACCGAGATCGTCGAGATCCGAACGTCCGGACTCGTCCCCGACTGTGACGTGCTCCTCATGCCGGGCGGGGAGTCGACGACCATCTCCCGACACCTCCACGGCGAGGGGATCGCCCCCGAGATACGCGACCACGTCGCCGCCGGGAAACCCGTGCTCGCGACCTGCGCCGGCCTGATCGTCGCCAGCGCCGACGCGCGCGACGACCGCGTCGAGCCACTCGGCCTGCTGGACGTGACCGTAGACAGAAACGCCTTCGGCCGACAGAAGGACAGCTTCGAGGCGCGCCTCCCGGTCGACGGCCTCGACGATCCATTCCCCGCCGTCTTCATCCGCGCGCCGGCCATCGCCGACGCGGGTGCGGCCGAGGTACTGGCCGAGTGGGACGGCCGCCCGGTCGCCGTCCGACAGGGGCCGGTCGTCGGCACCGCGTTCCACCCGGAACTCACCCCCGACACGCGCGTCCACCGAGTGGCCTTCTTCGACGACTGA
- a CDS encoding bifunctional nuclease family protein, whose amino-acid sequence MHATIDAVRVAGTPDGPTPVVLLAVDGGGSAVLPIFVGFEEAIAIVRGIDDPPGERPGTHDLLLDAVEELGGRVERVVVSDLDDSTYIADLHVATPRGSTVLDARPSDALALAARTGSPVEVTETVFAEGSERRTEFDGLSELREVLG is encoded by the coding sequence ATGCACGCAACGATAGACGCGGTCCGGGTCGCAGGGACGCCCGACGGCCCGACGCCGGTCGTCCTGCTCGCGGTCGACGGGGGCGGGAGCGCCGTCCTGCCCATCTTCGTCGGCTTCGAGGAGGCAATCGCCATCGTCCGGGGGATCGACGACCCGCCGGGCGAGCGCCCCGGCACGCACGACCTCCTGCTGGACGCCGTGGAGGAACTCGGCGGCCGCGTCGAACGCGTCGTCGTCAGCGACCTCGACGACTCGACGTACATCGCGGACCTGCACGTCGCCACGCCGCGTGGCTCGACGGTTCTCGACGCACGGCCGAGCGACGCGCTGGCGCTCGCGGCCCGCACCGGGTCGCCCGTGGAGGTGACGGAGACGGTGTTCGCGGAGGGCAGTGAACGCCGGACCGAGTTCGACGGCCTCTCGGAGTTGCGCGAGGTACTCGGCTGA
- the hisE gene encoding phosphoribosyl-ATP diphosphatase — MTDETPADETAPAHDHEETPLDRDHEEILDELFAVIESRKTDLPEDSYTTSLFTHEKGENRVLEKLGEESTEIVLAAKDDDPDELLHESADFVYHLLVLLAMKDLELDDLRAELAERFG, encoded by the coding sequence ATGACAGACGAGACTCCAGCCGACGAGACTGCACCGGCTCACGACCACGAGGAGACTCCACTCGACCGCGACCACGAGGAGATACTCGACGAGTTGTTCGCCGTCATCGAGTCCCGGAAGACCGACCTCCCCGAGGACTCCTACACGACCTCGCTGTTCACCCACGAGAAGGGCGAGAACCGCGTCTTGGAGAAACTCGGCGAGGAGTCGACCGAGATCGTGCTCGCGGCGAAGGACGACGATCCCGACGAACTCCTCCACGAGAGCGCCGACTTCGTCTACCACCTGCTCGTGCTCCTGGCGATGAAGGACCTCGAACTCGACGACCTGCGCGCGGAACTGGCCGAGCGGTTCGGCTGA
- a CDS encoding peroxiredoxin family protein: protein MKGGDGSAASDDHEESAATTDGGRLAFELPNVGPGPDPFRLADVTADFLVLFFQRDYYCTNCRAQVQTLADRYDEFRDRGAEIASVLPESVEQTREWQQQYDLPYPLLADPDAAVGDQYDQPVRFGPLGKLSDFFGRMPEVVLLDLRGDRPEIAYSYRSKSTFDRPEVEDLLAELDDLREV from the coding sequence ATCAAAGGCGGTGACGGATCGGCGGCCTCGGACGACCACGAGGAGTCCGCCGCCACCACCGACGGCGGCCGACTCGCCTTCGAACTCCCGAACGTCGGCCCCGGCCCGGACCCCTTCCGCCTCGCGGACGTGACGGCGGACTTCCTCGTGCTGTTCTTCCAGCGCGACTACTACTGCACGAACTGCCGGGCGCAGGTCCAGACGCTCGCCGACCGATACGACGAGTTCCGCGACCGTGGGGCCGAGATCGCGTCGGTCCTCCCGGAGTCAGTCGAACAGACCCGCGAGTGGCAGCAGCAGTACGACCTCCCGTACCCACTGCTGGCCGACCCGGACGCGGCGGTCGGCGACCAGTACGACCAGCCAGTGCGGTTCGGCCCCCTCGGGAAACTCTCGGACTTCTTCGGCCGGATGCCGGAGGTCGTCCTCCTCGATCTGCGTGGCGACCGCCCCGAAATCGCCTACAGCTACCGGAGCAAGTCCACGTTCGACCGCCCCGAGGTCGAGGATCTGCTCGCGGAACTCGACGACCTCCGCGAGGTGTGA
- a CDS encoding GNAT family N-acetyltransferase translates to MTPDHPDIRPATDDDLVGVMRVLDAGLLDADAETIGRRIAETEPGSVLVADADGRVVGAVVLGERPAWVAEVFAGSVAGDDTGGRDDPDDEHVEAIAVGRSRRGQGLGTALLRAARESVVGDLTADFAASVRPFYESLDCRIETVDDPASDGRSPGCRLVARV, encoded by the coding sequence ATGACTCCCGATCACCCCGACATCCGCCCGGCGACCGACGACGACCTCGTGGGCGTGATGCGCGTCCTCGACGCCGGCTTGCTCGACGCCGACGCCGAGACGATCGGCCGCCGGATCGCCGAGACCGAACCGGGATCGGTGCTCGTCGCCGACGCCGACGGCCGGGTCGTCGGTGCGGTCGTCCTCGGAGAGCGTCCGGCGTGGGTCGCCGAGGTGTTCGCGGGCTCTGTCGCCGGTGACGATACCGGTGGACGTGACGACCCCGACGACGAGCACGTCGAAGCCATCGCTGTCGGGCGCTCTCGACGCGGGCAGGGACTCGGGACCGCCCTCCTACGGGCCGCCCGCGAGTCGGTCGTGGGCGACCTGACCGCCGACTTCGCCGCGTCGGTCCGGCCGTTCTACGAGTCGCTGGACTGCCGGATCGAGACGGTCGACGACCCGGCGTCGGATGGCCGGTCGCCCGGGTGTCGCCTCGTCGCTCGTGTGTGA
- the icd gene encoding isocitrate dehydrogenase (NADP(+)) — protein MSYDKVEVPAEGSKITLADEETGELDVPDDPIVPIIHGDGIGTDVGPAAQKVLDAAAEATGRSISWMRLYAGASAREKYDENLPSDTVDAIREFRVAIKGPLTTPVGAGFRSLNVALRQKLDLYANVRPTYHLDGVPSPVKDPSEMDMVTFRENTEDVYAGIEWEAGTDDVQEVKAFVEDEMGYDEVMHDGPIGIGIKPITEFGTKRLVRQAIDYAIENDRPSVTLVHKGNIMKFTEGAFRDWGYEVAEEEYDECITEDELWEEYDGEAPEDKIVVKDRIADNMLQQLLTRTGDYDVIATMNLNGDYMSDAAGAQIGGLGIAPGGNFGDGRCLAEPVHGSAPKYAGEDKVNPTAMILSGRIMFEYLGWKDAGQLVRDAVEETISSGTVTYDLHRQIEGGTKVATSEFADAVVENIEKLA, from the coding sequence ATGAGCTACGACAAGGTCGAGGTCCCTGCAGAGGGCTCGAAGATCACGCTTGCCGACGAGGAGACGGGCGAACTCGACGTGCCGGACGACCCCATCGTGCCGATCATCCACGGTGACGGGATCGGAACCGACGTCGGACCGGCCGCACAGAAGGTACTCGACGCCGCCGCCGAGGCCACCGGTCGCTCTATCTCGTGGATGCGCCTCTACGCCGGTGCGAGCGCCCGCGAGAAGTACGACGAGAACCTCCCGAGCGACACGGTCGACGCCATCCGCGAGTTCCGCGTCGCTATCAAGGGGCCGCTGACGACGCCGGTCGGTGCCGGCTTCCGCAGTCTGAACGTCGCGCTCCGCCAGAAACTCGACCTCTACGCGAACGTCCGGCCGACCTACCACCTCGACGGCGTCCCCTCGCCGGTCAAGGACCCCTCCGAGATGGACATGGTCACGTTCCGTGAGAACACCGAGGACGTCTACGCCGGCATCGAGTGGGAGGCCGGCACCGACGACGTGCAGGAAGTGAAGGCGTTCGTCGAAGACGAGATGGGCTACGACGAGGTCATGCACGACGGCCCCATCGGCATCGGCATCAAGCCGATCACGGAGTTCGGCACGAAGCGACTCGTCCGGCAGGCCATCGACTACGCCATCGAGAACGACCGGCCGTCGGTCACCCTCGTCCACAAGGGCAACATCATGAAGTTCACCGAGGGTGCCTTCCGCGACTGGGGCTACGAGGTCGCCGAGGAGGAGTACGACGAGTGCATCACCGAGGACGAACTGTGGGAGGAGTACGACGGCGAGGCCCCCGAGGACAAGATCGTCGTCAAGGACCGCATCGCGGACAACATGCTCCAGCAACTGCTGACCCGGACGGGCGACTACGACGTGATCGCCACGATGAACCTCAACGGGGACTACATGTCCGACGCCGCCGGCGCGCAGATCGGCGGCCTCGGCATCGCCCCCGGTGGCAACTTCGGCGACGGTCGCTGTCTCGCAGAGCCGGTCCACGGCTCCGCGCCGAAGTACGCCGGCGAGGACAAGGTCAACCCGACCGCGATGATCCTCTCGGGCCGCATCATGTTCGAGTACCTCGGCTGGAAGGACGCCGGCCAGTTGGTCCGTGACGCCGTCGAGGAGACCATCTCCTCGGGCACCGTCACCTACGACCTCCACCGACAGATCGAGGGCGGCACGAAGGTCGCCACCAGCGAGTTCGCCGACGCCGTCGTCGAGAACATCGAAAAACTGGCGTAA
- a CDS encoding diadenylate cyclase, whose product MTDIDRVLERYATSQELMDQIRYTAESLSLGFDRWDEPHVSGPSLYFLVVADLDFGEYTDPLGANRWPVERCRVVTDDAEDFTRVAGDVAFDCDGAVVVTGDGTIQEQMVRVRSPATTELASAEELDYPDWMGTKHLSALETSTREGVLWAVTLSEEDGRVTTFIDGTYQDYPRDRIGGRWRP is encoded by the coding sequence ATGACGGACATCGACCGGGTGCTGGAACGGTACGCGACCAGTCAAGAACTGATGGATCAGATTCGGTACACCGCCGAGTCGCTGAGCCTGGGGTTCGACCGGTGGGACGAACCGCACGTCAGCGGGCCGAGCCTCTACTTCCTCGTGGTCGCCGATCTGGACTTCGGCGAGTACACCGACCCACTGGGAGCCAACCGCTGGCCGGTCGAACGCTGCCGGGTCGTCACCGACGACGCCGAGGACTTCACCAGAGTCGCGGGGGACGTCGCCTTCGACTGTGACGGGGCGGTCGTCGTCACCGGCGACGGGACGATTCAAGAACAGATGGTCCGGGTTCGCAGCCCCGCGACGACCGAACTGGCGAGTGCCGAGGAGCTCGACTACCCCGACTGGATGGGGACGAAACACCTGAGCGCACTCGAGACGTCCACTCGCGAGGGCGTCCTCTGGGCCGTCACGCTGAGCGAGGAGGACGGCCGCGTGACGACGTTCATCGACGGGACGTATCAGGACTACCCGCGCGACCGGATCGGCGGCCGCTGGCGACCCTGA
- a CDS encoding cupin domain-containing protein → MERVSLSEPETVEAVEGVYLTQLAVGESMSVQHFHIEPDATVPEHSHHHEQSGWIYDGALAFTVEGEEVVVSDGDSYVIPGDEPHSAVNRGDEAVKGVDIFSPPRRNPDWQE, encoded by the coding sequence ATGGAGCGCGTGTCACTCTCGGAACCGGAGACGGTCGAGGCGGTCGAGGGCGTCTACCTGACGCAACTGGCGGTCGGCGAGTCGATGAGCGTCCAGCACTTCCACATCGAACCGGATGCGACGGTGCCGGAACACAGCCACCACCACGAGCAGTCGGGCTGGATCTACGACGGTGCGCTGGCCTTCACCGTGGAGGGCGAGGAGGTCGTCGTCAGCGACGGCGACTCCTACGTGATTCCGGGCGACGAACCGCACTCGGCGGTCAACCGCGGCGACGAGGCGGTGAAGGGTGTCGACATCTTCTCGCCGCCGCGACGGAATCCCGACTGGCAGGAGTGA
- a CDS encoding DUF5817 domain-containing protein: MYAVVGCTDCSNLWLLADPAEADSAQCSRCGKRHQTSKLRRFFESPDRDEARQARSALLADKQDAGDAFADLDSVAEMEWHLDDSGVSDDEYLDGSGLDADEVRRAGEGSTQSGGSQSRDEVVREALREQDHPTESAVVDYAEARGVPAERARDLLDKLTRRGEVSESRGRYRLL, encoded by the coding sequence ATGTACGCGGTCGTCGGCTGTACCGACTGTAGCAACCTCTGGCTCCTCGCGGACCCCGCCGAGGCCGACAGCGCGCAGTGTTCCCGCTGTGGCAAGCGCCACCAGACGAGCAAACTCCGGCGCTTCTTCGAGTCGCCGGACAGAGACGAGGCCCGGCAGGCCCGGTCGGCACTGCTGGCGGACAAACAGGACGCGGGCGACGCCTTCGCGGATCTGGACTCCGTCGCCGAGATGGAGTGGCACCTCGACGACAGCGGCGTCTCGGACGACGAGTACCTCGACGGCTCCGGTCTCGACGCCGACGAGGTCAGGCGGGCCGGCGAGGGGAGTACGCAGTCCGGCGGGTCACAGTCCCGCGACGAGGTGGTCCGCGAGGCGCTCCGAGAACAGGACCATCCGACCGAGTCCGCGGTGGTCGACTACGCCGAGGCGCGGGGCGTCCCGGCCGAGCGTGCGCGGGACTTGCTCGACAAACTGACGCGGCGCGGCGAGGTCTCCGAATCGCGCGGTCGGTACCGTCTGCTCTGA